In Fusobacterium canifelinum, a genomic segment contains:
- the rplI gene encoding 50S ribosomal protein L9 produces MAKIQVILLEDVAGQGRKGEIVTVSDGYAHNFLLKGKKGVLATPEELQKIENRKKKEAKKHEEERNKSLELKKLLESKVLDIPVKAGENGKLFGAITSKEIASQIKEELGLDIDKKKIEANIKNLGPDEIHIKLFTDVKAIMKVNVIAK; encoded by the coding sequence ATGGCAAAAATACAAGTAATACTTTTAGAAGATGTTGCAGGACAAGGAAGAAAAGGGGAGATAGTAACAGTATCTGATGGTTATGCACATAATTTTCTTTTAAAAGGGAAAAAAGGAGTTTTAGCTACTCCTGAAGAATTACAAAAAATAGAAAATAGAAAGAAAAAAGAAGCTAAAAAACATGAAGAAGAAAGAAATAAATCTTTAGAATTAAAAAAATTATTAGAAAGTAAAGTTTTAGATATTCCAGTTAAAGCAGGAGAAAATGGAAAGTTATTTGGAGCTATTACAAGTAAAGAAATAGCAAGTCAAATAAAAGAAGAATTAGGTTTAGATATAGATAAGAAAAAAATTGAAGCAAATATCAAAAATTTAGGACCTGATGAAATTCATATAAAATTATTCACTGATGTTAAAGCAATTATGAAAGTAAATGTAATAGCAAAATAG
- the dnaB gene encoding replicative DNA helicase, protein MDFESLKKIPHSLEAERALIGGIFYNQDLFDEIRDIISVEDFYKVEHSSIYSAIEKVYSENKGIDGILIEEEIRKSNSKNKEEILEILSDILDEITSSYNLLEYANLIKEKAMLRRLGNVGAEITQLAYNDVRVAEEIIDEAEAKVLNLSKNILKNSIVDMKTAGVAEIMRMERVSTNRGKTLGIPTGFIDLDRMTSGLNNSDLIILAARPAMGKTAFALNLALNAGKEKKNVLVFSLEMPVQQLYQRLLSIESGISQNKLKNAYLEEQDWEKLTIATGILSNSNIFVADLPHTNVLEIRSYARKMKSQNQLDLIIIDYLQLINGSGRGGSEFNRQQEISDISRALKGLARELDVPVIALSQLSRAVESRVDKRPMLSDLRESGAIEQDADIVAFLYREEYYIPETENKGITELIIGKHRNGATGTVKLNFLSEFTKFTNYTDEVK, encoded by the coding sequence ATGGACTTTGAAAGTTTAAAAAAAATTCCTCATAGTCTGGAAGCAGAAAGAGCATTAATAGGTGGAATTTTCTATAATCAAGATTTATTTGATGAAATTAGAGATATTATTAGTGTAGAAGATTTCTATAAAGTAGAACATTCATCTATTTACAGTGCAATAGAAAAGGTTTATTCTGAAAATAAAGGAATAGATGGAATTCTAATAGAGGAAGAAATAAGAAAAAGTAATTCAAAAAATAAAGAAGAAATATTGGAAATATTAAGTGATATTTTAGATGAAATTACAAGTTCATATAATCTTTTGGAATATGCAAATCTAATAAAAGAAAAAGCTATGTTAAGAAGATTAGGTAATGTGGGAGCAGAAATAACTCAGCTTGCCTATAATGATGTCAGAGTAGCAGAAGAAATTATAGATGAAGCAGAAGCAAAGGTTTTAAATTTATCAAAAAATATTTTAAAAAATAGTATAGTTGATATGAAAACTGCTGGTGTTGCAGAAATAATGAGAATGGAAAGAGTTAGTACAAACAGAGGAAAGACTTTAGGAATACCAACAGGCTTTATTGATTTAGATAGAATGACAAGTGGGCTTAATAATTCAGATTTAATAATTTTAGCAGCAAGACCAGCTATGGGAAAAACTGCTTTTGCTTTAAATTTAGCTTTAAATGCTGGAAAAGAAAAAAAGAATGTATTAGTATTCAGTCTGGAAATGCCAGTTCAACAATTATATCAAAGACTTTTATCTATTGAATCAGGTATTTCACAAAATAAATTAAAAAATGCATATCTTGAAGAACAGGATTGGGAAAAATTAACAATAGCAACAGGAATTTTGTCTAATTCTAATATATTTGTTGCCGATTTACCTCATACAAATGTTTTGGAAATTAGATCTTATGCTAGAAAAATGAAAAGCCAAAACCAATTAGACTTAATTATAATAGACTATTTACAATTGATAAATGGTTCTGGTAGAGGTGGTTCTGAATTCAATAGACAACAAGAAATTTCAGATATATCAAGAGCATTGAAAGGACTTGCTAGAGAATTAGATGTACCAGTTATTGCACTTTCACAATTATCAAGAGCAGTTGAAAGTAGAGTAGACAAAAGACCTATGCTTTCAGATTTAAGAGAATCTGGAGCAATAGAACAAGATGCTGATATAGTTGCTTTTCTTTATAGAGAAGAATATTATATACCAGAAACAGAAAATAAGGGTATAACAGAATTAATTATAGGAAAACATAGAAATGGAGCCACTGGAACAGTAAAACTTAATTTCTTAAGTGAATTTACAAAATTTACAAATTACACAGATGAAGTAAAATAA
- a CDS encoding peptidase U32 family protein produces MKKVELLAPAGNMEKFKMALHYGADAVFMGGKMFNLRAGSNNFSDEELEEAVAYAHERGKRVYVTLNIIPHNDELEALPEYVKFLEKVGVDGVIVADLGVFQVVKENSDLNISISTQASNTNWRSVKMWKDMGAKRVVLAREISLENIKEIREKVPDIELEVFVHGAMCMAISGRCLLSNYMTGRDANRGDCAQACRWKYSLVEETRPGETMPVYEDEHGTYIFNSKDLCTIEMIDKILDAGVDSLKIEGRMKGIYYVSNCVKVYKDALNSYYSGNYEYNPEWRNELESISNRSYTEGFYHGKAGVESLNYNNRNSYSQTHKLVAKIEKKLSDNEYLVAIRNKLFVGQEVQIVSPEIKVRDFIMPEMILLDKMGRETESVESANPNSFVKIKTDTPMNELDMLRIVL; encoded by the coding sequence TTGAAAAAGGTAGAATTACTAGCACCTGCTGGGAATATGGAAAAATTTAAGATGGCATTACATTATGGAGCAGATGCTGTATTTATGGGTGGAAAGATGTTTAACTTAAGAGCAGGGAGCAATAACTTCTCTGATGAAGAATTAGAAGAAGCAGTAGCTTATGCTCATGAAAGAGGGAAAAGAGTTTATGTAACTCTTAATATAATTCCACACAATGATGAACTAGAAGCTTTACCTGAATATGTAAAGTTTTTAGAAAAAGTAGGAGTAGATGGGGTTATTGTTGCTGACTTAGGAGTGTTTCAAGTTGTAAAAGAAAACTCTGATTTGAATATTAGTATCAGTACACAAGCAAGTAACACAAACTGGAGATCAGTTAAAATGTGGAAGGATATGGGAGCAAAAAGAGTTGTTCTTGCAAGAGAAATTTCTTTAGAAAATATAAAAGAAATTAGAGAAAAAGTTCCTGATATAGAATTAGAAGTTTTTGTACATGGAGCTATGTGTATGGCAATTTCTGGAAGATGTTTATTAAGTAACTATATGACAGGTAGAGATGCAAACAGAGGAGATTGTGCTCAAGCTTGTAGATGGAAATATTCATTAGTTGAAGAAACAAGACCTGGTGAAACTATGCCAGTATATGAAGATGAACACGGAACATATATCTTTAACTCAAAAGATTTATGCACTATTGAAATGATAGATAAAATCTTAGATGCAGGAGTAGATTCACTTAAAATTGAAGGTAGAATGAAAGGGATTTATTATGTATCTAACTGTGTAAAAGTCTATAAAGATGCTTTAAATTCTTATTACAGTGGAAATTATGAATATAATCCTGAATGGAGAAATGAACTTGAATCTATTTCAAATAGATCATATACAGAAGGTTTCTACCATGGAAAAGCAGGAGTGGAATCTTTAAACTATAACAATAGAAATTCTTATAGTCAAACACATAAATTAGTTGCTAAAATAGAGAAAAAATTAAGTGATAATGAGTATCTAGTAGCAATTAGAAATAAATTATTTGTTGGGCAAGAAGTTCAAATTGTTAGTCCAGAAATAAAAGTTAGAGATTTTATAATGCCTGAAATGATTTTACTTGATAAAATGGGTAGAGAAACTGAAAGTGTTGAATCAGCAAATCCAAATTCATTTGTAAAAATAAAAACAGATACACCTATGAATGAACTCGATATGCTAAGAATTGTTTTGTAA
- a CDS encoding class I SAM-dependent methyltransferase, with product MHKNYYDSKLNAQKLFMVYETNIPRVEQYLKAEIDYVKKLLKGTENVLELGAGYGRIIKELAPSCTSILGIDISEDNVKLGNEYLKNIPNAKMMVMNIHNLTIKNSFDTILCLQNGLSAMKVTFDTIKNIMNLLSSGGKALFSSYSEKFWDVRLQWFQEQASKGLLGEIDMEKTKNGIIICKDGFQATTASPKYFKEIGELLGYPFEIKEVDESSLFLIIRKDNF from the coding sequence ATGCATAAAAATTATTATGACAGTAAACTCAATGCACAAAAATTATTTATGGTTTATGAAACTAACATTCCTAGAGTTGAACAGTACTTAAAGGCTGAAATTGATTATGTAAAAAAATTATTAAAGGGAACTGAAAATGTGCTTGAACTTGGTGCTGGTTATGGAAGAATTATTAAAGAATTAGCACCTAGCTGTACTTCAATCTTAGGAATAGATATTTCTGAAGATAATGTGAAATTAGGAAATGAGTATTTAAAAAACATTCCTAATGCAAAAATGATGGTAATGAATATTCATAATTTAACAATTAAAAATTCTTTTGATACCATATTATGCCTACAAAATGGACTTTCTGCAATGAAAGTAACTTTTGACACTATAAAAAATATAATGAATTTATTGTCATCTGGAGGAAAAGCACTTTTCAGTAGTTATAGTGAAAAATTTTGGGATGTTCGTTTACAATGGTTTCAAGAACAAGCTTCAAAAGGGTTATTAGGAGAAATTGACATGGAGAAAACAAAAAATGGTATTATTATTTGTAAAGATGGATTTCAAGCAACTACTGCATCTCCAAAATATTTTAAAGAGATTGGTGAATTGTTGGGTTATCCATTCGAAATTAAAGAAGTAGATGAATCTAGCCTTTTTCTAATCATAAGAAAAGATAATTTTTAA
- a CDS encoding FxLYD domain-containing protein — protein sequence MKKIIIVTVLSFSLVACGVVSATGSVVGGTIKAVGSVTGAVIKTTGKIIGSVIGGSDSEVKVKDTKYKFSGVELEIDQYSAVVTGKLSHNGSTKKNLRLSIPCFDKDGNRVGDAIATIDELEKGKKWEFRAILNEPNVASCKIKDAYITVE from the coding sequence ATGAAAAAAATTATTATTGTAACAGTTTTGAGTTTCTCTCTTGTAGCTTGTGGAGTTGTAAGTGCAACTGGAAGTGTTGTTGGAGGAACAATAAAAGCTGTTGGTTCAGTTACAGGGGCTGTTATAAAGACAACTGGTAAAATAATTGGAAGTGTAATTGGTGGAAGTGACAGTGAAGTTAAAGTTAAAGATACTAAATATAAATTTTCTGGTGTAGAATTAGAAATTGACCAATATTCTGCTGTTGTAACTGGAAAATTATCTCATAATGGAAGTACAAAGAAAAATCTTCGTCTTTCTATTCCTTGTTTTGATAAAGATGGAAATAGAGTTGGAGATGCTATTGCTACTATTGATGAACTAGAAAAAGGCAAGAAATGGGAATTTAGAGCTATCTTAAATGAACCTAATGTTGCTTCTTGTAAAATTAAAGATGCTTATATCACTGTGGAATAG
- a CDS encoding putative manganese-dependent inorganic diphosphatase, translating into MEEILVFGHKNPDTDSICSSIAMANLREKQGLKASPCRLGELNKETKFVLDKVGIKAPKLLKTVSAQITDLNYVEKSTVSTEDSIKEALDLMTKENFSSLPVIDKDGYFKTMLSISDIANTYLEIDYSDLFSKYSTTYENLKEALDGEIISGVYPKGEIKSNLKEVSELESMKKGDIIITTSLTDGIDKSIQAGAKVVIVCCKKEDFISPRVTSECAIMLVRHSLVKSISLISQSISVGGILNTEKVLFNFNKEDFLNEIRGIMKDANQTNFPVIEDDGKVYGTIRTKHLIDFHRKKVIMVDHNEFSQSVEGIQDAQILEVVDHHKFANFQTNEATKIRTEPVGCTSTIVYGLYKEAKIEPDEKTALLMLSAILSDTLLFKSPTCTPKDVEVAKKLAKLAKIKDIEKYGMEMLVAGTSMSKENMKEIINQDKKVFPVGDMEIAVSQINTVQIQELADRKEEIKKEVEHEIGKYGYSLFIFVVTDIINSNSLLFVYGKEIDLVQNAFKKDVFDNEVLLENVVSRKKQIIPFLMTAAQNM; encoded by the coding sequence ATGGAAGAAATATTAGTTTTTGGGCATAAAAATCCAGATACAGATAGTATATGTTCAAGCATAGCAATGGCTAATTTAAGAGAAAAACAAGGTTTAAAAGCATCACCTTGTCGTTTAGGAGAATTAAATAAAGAAACAAAATTTGTCTTAGATAAAGTTGGAATAAAAGCACCTAAATTATTAAAAACAGTAAGTGCACAGATAACAGATTTAAATTATGTAGAAAAAAGTACAGTGTCAACAGAAGATTCTATAAAAGAAGCTTTAGATTTGATGACAAAAGAAAATTTTTCAAGTTTACCAGTGATAGATAAAGATGGATATTTTAAAACAATGTTGAGTATATCAGATATTGCTAACACTTATTTAGAAATAGATTATTCAGATTTATTTAGCAAATATAGTACAACTTATGAGAATTTAAAAGAAGCTTTAGATGGAGAGATTATAAGTGGAGTCTATCCAAAAGGAGAGATAAAATCTAATTTAAAGGAAGTTTCAGAATTAGAAAGTATGAAAAAAGGAGATATTATTATAACTACTTCTTTAACTGATGGAATAGATAAATCTATCCAAGCAGGAGCAAAAGTTGTAATAGTGTGTTGTAAAAAAGAAGATTTCATAAGCCCTCGTGTAACATCAGAATGTGCTATTATGCTGGTTAGACATTCTCTTGTTAAATCTATATCTTTAATAAGTCAATCTATATCAGTTGGAGGAATTTTAAATACTGAGAAAGTTCTTTTCAATTTTAATAAGGAAGATTTCTTAAATGAAATTAGAGGAATAATGAAAGATGCAAACCAAACAAATTTTCCTGTCATAGAAGATGATGGAAAAGTTTATGGAACTATAAGAACAAAACACCTTATAGATTTCCATAGAAAGAAAGTTATCATGGTGGATCACAATGAGTTTTCTCAATCAGTTGAAGGGATACAAGATGCACAAATACTTGAAGTTGTAGACCATCATAAATTTGCAAATTTTCAAACAAATGAAGCTACAAAAATTCGTACAGAGCCAGTTGGTTGTACATCTACAATAGTTTATGGACTATATAAGGAAGCTAAAATTGAACCAGATGAAAAAACAGCACTTCTTATGTTAAGTGCTATACTTTCAGATACTTTACTTTTTAAATCTCCTACTTGTACACCAAAAGATGTTGAAGTTGCTAAGAAATTAGCGAAACTTGCTAAAATTAAAGATATAGAAAAGTATGGAATGGAAATGCTAGTTGCAGGAACTTCTATGTCTAAGGAAAATATGAAAGAAATTATAAATCAAGATAAAAAAGTTTTCCCTGTTGGAGATATGGAAATAGCAGTTTCCCAAATAAATACAGTACAAATTCAAGAATTAGCTGATAGAAAAGAAGAAATTAAAAAAGAAGTAGAACATGAAATAGGAAAATATGGATATTCATTATTTATCTTTGTTGTTACAGATATTATAAATTCTAATTCATTGTTATTTGTCTATGGAAAAGAAATAGACTTAGTTCAGAATGCTTTTAAGAAAGATGTTTTTGATAATGAAGTTTTACTTGAAAATGTTGTTTCAAGAAAGAAACAAATTATACCTTTCTTAATGACAGCAGCACAAAATATGTAA
- a CDS encoding LysR family transcriptional regulator: MTLKSLEYFKKLAELQHFTKAANELHISQPSLSYAISELEKDLGVPLFDRKDKKITLNYYGEAFLSYVNQSLSILDEGLNFVKHISNPKSKNISMGYIQSLSSSIIPPFIEEFYKNPLNKNIKFSFTQKDNNELIKIFLDRKLDIIFCVDAVKGAISQAIGEQELCFVVSKEHYLCKKENIKLKDLENENFLLINPGTNLRKTIDKNFKRLKFNPKVTLELGQCSNILIYVEKNLGISIVPKVDIMSHPLSEKLQIINVKNLDLKRTIYVNWFPSKNENLTLKYIKNFIEDFFLK, from the coding sequence ATGACATTAAAATCCTTAGAATACTTTAAAAAATTAGCAGAATTACAACATTTTACTAAGGCCGCAAATGAATTACATATATCTCAACCTAGTTTAAGTTATGCCATTTCAGAATTAGAAAAAGATTTAGGAGTTCCATTATTTGATAGAAAAGATAAAAAAATTACTCTTAATTATTATGGTGAGGCCTTTCTTTCTTATGTCAATCAATCTTTATCTATCTTAGATGAGGGTCTAAACTTTGTTAAACATATTTCTAATCCTAAATCTAAAAATATATCTATGGGTTATATACAAAGTTTAAGTTCTTCTATAATTCCACCATTTATTGAAGAATTCTATAAAAATCCATTAAATAAAAATATTAAGTTTTCATTCACTCAAAAAGATAACAATGAACTGATTAAAATTTTTTTAGATAGGAAATTGGATATTATTTTTTGTGTAGATGCTGTAAAAGGTGCTATTTCTCAAGCTATTGGAGAACAAGAACTTTGTTTTGTAGTGTCAAAAGAGCATTATTTATGTAAAAAAGAAAATATAAAACTTAAAGATTTGGAAAACGAAAATTTTCTTTTGATAAATCCTGGTACTAATCTTCGTAAAACTATTGATAAAAATTTTAAGAGATTAAAATTCAACCCAAAAGTAACTTTGGAGCTAGGACAATGTAGTAATATTTTAATCTATGTTGAAAAAAATTTAGGAATATCTATTGTGCCAAAAGTAGATATAATGAGTCATCCCTTGAGTGAGAAACTTCAAATAATCAATGTTAAAAATTTAGACTTAAAAAGAACTATCTATGTAAATTGGTTTCCAAGTAAGAATGAAAATTTAACATTAAAATATATTAAAAATTTTATTGAAGATTTCTTTTTGAAATAG
- a CDS encoding aldehyde dehydrogenase family protein codes for MVKELTEAQVKELDELMEKAAKAAKIIETYDQEKVDRLIRAVAWSVANKKTFLELVDMGIEESGLGDPESRQNKRFKIRGVLRDALRAKSVGIIEEIPEKGIVKYAKPVGIIGALIPTTNPDLTPAGQAVYGIKARDVLIFSPHPRSKKTTFETVRLMREALEREGAPADILQCITNPSVAMTEELMKRVDLVIATGGRPMVKAAYSSGTPAYGSGAGNATMIYDETTNIDEATYNTMLSKTSDYGSGCSADGNIIIYDKIYDDVLKGLEKHGGYLANEKEREMLKKVMWDEEGHRLSDTVAIAPQKLAEAAGFTIPADRKFIVVEGDGIGKEYPFSGEKLTTLLATHKYSGEFENALDVMRAIYEVGGKGHSVGIYSFDEDHINRLALAAPVSRIMVRQPQSKANSGSATNGMPMTSSMGCGTWGGNIVSENICLKHYMNTTWVSKPIPRDMPSDEELFGEFYDPEMEK; via the coding sequence ATGGTAAAAGAATTAACAGAAGCTCAAGTAAAAGAATTAGATGAATTAATGGAAAAAGCGGCAAAGGCAGCAAAAATTATAGAAACTTATGATCAAGAAAAAGTAGATAGGTTAATAAGAGCAGTGGCTTGGTCAGTTGCAAACAAGAAAACATTCTTAGAATTAGTTGATATGGGAATAGAAGAAAGTGGATTAGGAGATCCTGAATCTCGTCAAAATAAGCGTTTTAAAATAAGAGGTGTTCTTCGTGATGCTTTAAGAGCTAAAAGTGTAGGAATAATTGAAGAAATACCTGAAAAAGGGATTGTAAAATATGCAAAACCAGTAGGAATAATAGGAGCCTTAATACCAACAACTAACCCAGATTTAACACCAGCAGGACAAGCAGTATATGGAATAAAAGCAAGAGATGTATTAATATTTTCACCACACCCAAGATCAAAGAAAACAACATTTGAAACAGTAAGACTTATGAGAGAAGCTTTAGAAAGAGAAGGAGCACCAGCAGATATATTACAATGTATAACAAATCCAAGTGTAGCTATGACAGAAGAACTAATGAAAAGAGTTGATTTAGTAATAGCTACTGGTGGAAGACCAATGGTAAAAGCAGCATATAGTTCAGGAACACCAGCTTATGGTTCAGGAGCAGGAAATGCAACTATGATATATGATGAAACAACAAATATAGATGAAGCAACTTACAATACTATGTTAAGTAAAACTTCTGACTATGGAAGTGGATGTTCAGCTGATGGAAATATCATTATATATGACAAAATTTATGATGATGTATTAAAAGGGCTAGAAAAACATGGAGGATATTTAGCAAATGAAAAAGAAAGAGAAATGTTAAAGAAAGTTATGTGGGATGAAGAAGGACATAGACTTTCAGATACAGTTGCAATAGCTCCACAAAAATTAGCAGAAGCGGCAGGATTTACTATACCAGCTGATAGAAAATTTATAGTTGTTGAAGGAGATGGAATTGGAAAAGAATATCCATTCTCAGGAGAAAAATTAACAACATTATTAGCAACTCATAAATATTCAGGTGAATTTGAAAATGCACTAGATGTTATGAGAGCAATATATGAAGTTGGAGGAAAAGGACACTCAGTAGGGATCTACTCTTTTGATGAAGATCATATAAATCGTCTAGCTCTAGCTGCACCAGTAAGCAGAATTATGGTAAGACAACCTCAGTCAAAAGCAAACTCAGGTTCAGCAACTAATGGTATGCCAATGACATCTTCAATGGGTTGTGGAACATGGGGAGGAAATATAGTTTCTGAAAATATATGTCTAAAACATTATATGAATACTACTTGGGTTTCAAAACCAATACCAAGAGATATGCCTTCAGATGAAGAACTATTTGGAGAATTCTATGATCCTGAAATGGAAAAATAA
- a CDS encoding thiamine pyrophosphate-binding protein: protein MKKLLSEQLVDYLERRDTKYVFGLCGHTVIAMLDALEKSKNLKYISVRHEQIASTAADGYARATGRASVVLCHLGPGLTNATTGVANAALDSIPMVVIAGDVPSYYYGKHPHQEVNMHADASQYEIYKPFVKRAWRIDRAEMFPEILDKAFRLAESGRPGPVLISVPMDMFSREADTRFFERTRLDSHETVKPSLDEETAKKIVKELVEAKNPVIHVGGGIILAKASEELKDFVEFLEIPVSRTLMGQGALSDKHPLMMGMTGFWGTYFINGKTSQADVILGLGTRFAEADSSSWYNGITFDADKTKFMQIDIEPSEIGRNYPVSIGAVADLKSALKVLLKVAKELYPNGVKRPEIIKAIEEYKKEFKESNKAIAEDSRFPMTPQRILKDVREVLPEDAIICTDVGWNKNGVGQQFDITQAGTIMHPGGLATMGFGSAALLGVKLAKPDKKVITLIGDGGFGTNPSVLATAKEYNIPVVWVVMNNYAFGTIAGLEGAHYKHNFGTVFKIDNKPYNPEWAEVAKAYGIKAKKIQSADEFKEAFREAINSNEPYLLDVPMENIPVPTEGIWNINDIYTPKENVQDGVLMSGEAVRSKHVSTK, encoded by the coding sequence ATGAAAAAATTATTATCAGAACAATTAGTTGACTATCTAGAAAGAAGAGATACAAAATATGTATTTGGACTTTGTGGACATACTGTTATAGCGATGCTAGATGCACTTGAAAAAAGTAAAAATTTAAAATATATATCAGTTCGTCATGAACAAATAGCTTCTACTGCTGCTGATGGATATGCAAGAGCAACAGGAAGAGCAAGTGTAGTTTTATGCCACTTGGGACCAGGTTTAACAAATGCTACAACAGGAGTTGCAAATGCAGCTTTAGACTCTATTCCTATGGTAGTGATAGCAGGAGATGTTCCAAGCTATTATTATGGAAAACATCCTCATCAAGAAGTTAATATGCATGCTGATGCATCTCAATATGAAATTTATAAACCATTTGTAAAAAGAGCTTGGAGAATTGATAGGGCAGAGATGTTCCCAGAAATTTTAGATAAAGCGTTTAGGTTAGCAGAATCTGGAAGACCAGGACCGGTATTAATTTCTGTTCCCATGGATATGTTCTCAAGAGAAGCAGATACAAGATTTTTTGAAAGAACTCGTTTAGATTCACATGAAACAGTAAAACCATCATTAGATGAAGAAACTGCTAAAAAAATAGTAAAAGAATTAGTTGAAGCTAAAAATCCTGTAATCCATGTAGGTGGAGGAATTATTTTAGCAAAGGCTAGTGAAGAATTAAAAGATTTTGTAGAATTTTTAGAAATTCCAGTCTCAAGAACTTTAATGGGGCAAGGAGCTCTTTCGGATAAGCACCCTCTTATGATGGGAATGACAGGTTTCTGGGGGACATATTTTATAAATGGGAAAACTTCACAAGCAGATGTAATTTTAGGATTAGGAACTCGTTTTGCAGAAGCAGATTCAAGTTCTTGGTACAATGGAATAACATTTGATGCAGATAAAACAAAATTTATGCAAATAGATATAGAACCTAGTGAAATAGGAAGAAATTATCCTGTAAGTATAGGGGCAGTAGCAGATTTAAAATCAGCTTTAAAAGTTTTATTAAAGGTTGCAAAAGAATTGTATCCTAATGGAGTAAAAAGACCTGAAATTATAAAAGCTATTGAAGAATACAAAAAAGAATTTAAGGAATCAAACAAGGCTATTGCAGAAGATAGTCGTTTCCCAATGACACCTCAAAGAATTTTAAAAGATGTAAGAGAAGTTTTACCAGAAGATGCAATTATTTGTACTGATGTAGGTTGGAATAAGAATGGAGTTGGACAACAATTTGATATAACTCAAGCTGGAACAATAATGCATCCAGGTGGACTTGCTACTATGGGATTTGGTTCAGCAGCATTACTTGGAGTAAAACTTGCAAAACCAGATAAAAAAGTAATTACTTTAATAGGTGATGGAGGATTCGGAACTAATCCATCAGTTTTAGCAACAGCAAAAGAATATAATATTCCAGTTGTTTGGGTTGTAATGAATAACTATGCTTTTGGTACAATAGCAGGTTTGGAAGGAGCACACTATAAACATAACTTTGGAACAGTATTTAAAATTGATAATAAACCATATAATCCAGAATGGGCAGAAGTTGCAAAGGCTTACGGAATAAAAGCTAAAAAAATTCAAAGTGCTGATGAATTTAAAGAAGCATTTAGAGAAGCAATAAACTCTAATGAACCATATTTATTAGATGTTCCTATGGAAAATATTCCTGTTCCTACTGAGGGAATTTGGAATATAAATGATATCTACACTCCAAAAGAAAATGTACAAGATGGAGTATTGATGTCAGGAGAAGCAGTAAGATCTAAACACGTATCAACTAAATAA
- a CDS encoding TRAP transporter small permease: MLKAIDDYLEETILLILLVLMTCIMGIQIVSRYVFQNSLTWSEELVRYMFVWSAFLGIPFCIKHGLSIKVDQFRNLFPIPLQKALMYIDKIIIFVLFLVMFIYSCLVVKASYLSGQTSPAMQIPMWIVQLSVCVSSLLSMMRSIQNFVNLIRGKTKIEQKNGVLYQK; the protein is encoded by the coding sequence ATGTTAAAAGCCATAGATGATTATTTAGAAGAAACGATATTATTGATTCTTTTAGTGTTAATGACTTGTATTATGGGGATACAAATAGTATCTCGTTATGTTTTTCAAAACTCATTGACATGGTCAGAAGAATTAGTTCGTTATATGTTTGTGTGGTCTGCTTTTTTAGGAATACCTTTTTGTATAAAACATGGGCTTTCAATAAAAGTTGATCAATTTAGAAATCTTTTTCCTATTCCTTTACAAAAAGCATTGATGTATATAGATAAGATAATAATTTTTGTCTTATTTTTAGTTATGTTTATTTATTCTTGTTTAGTGGTAAAAGCTAGTTATTTGAGTGGACAAACAAGTCCAGCTATGCAAATACCAATGTGGATAGTACAGCTTTCTGTTTGTGTATCTTCTTTACTTTCAATGATGCGTTCTATTCAAAATTTTGTAAATTTAATTAGAGGAAAGACGAAGATAGAACAAAAAAATGGAGTTTTATATCAAAAGTAG